In the Parasteatoda tepidariorum isolate YZ-2023 chromosome 3, CAS_Ptep_4.0, whole genome shotgun sequence genome, one interval contains:
- the LOC107449828 gene encoding uncharacterized protein — protein MLWNREISCEERSLYIRSCLLQVLLPFEVSAETHLRFSVHFSSVMSTQLRIVAVIFCLVSFYLVTSEAENDAGNDTCETCTPCQSCPACSTQQQDLLNGSLEVNFCESHCYRQKRIPPPDASSAQSEQSDSETSDSEKSASEVSDSEASASEASASEVSDSEASASEVSDSEASASEVSDSEASASEVSDSEASASHSRECETSGDCTPEKPAPGTICPPPKLVHCSHCFDNYKCPKCKPCICKTHPDPNHCPKCPKKKCKPKVCKICYNFKIEFLFFKI, from the exons ATGCTCTGGAATCGAGAGATTAGTTGTGAGGAACGGAGTTTATACATCAGGAGTTGTCTCTTGCAAGTGCTCTTACCATTTGAGGTGAGTGCAGAGACGCATTTGAGGTTTAGTGTCCATTTCAGCTCAGTTATGTCAACTCAATTAAGAATTGTTGCTGTCATCTTTTGcttagtttctttttatctcGTTACATCAGAAG ctGAAAATGACGCCGGTAATGACACGTGTGAGACATGTACTCCTTGTCAATCTTGTCCTGCTTGTTCAACTCAACAACAAGACCTTTTAAATGGATcacttgaagtaaatttttgcGAATCTCACTGCTACAGACAGAAAAGAATACCTCCCCCAGATGCATCTTCTGCACAGTCTGAACAATCTGATTCTGAGACTTCCGATTCTGAAAAATCTGCTTCTGAGGTTTCCGATTCTGAAGCTTCCGCTTCCGAAGCTTCCGCTTCTGAGGTTTCCGATTCTGAAGCTTCTGCTTCTGAGGTATCCGATTCTGAAGCTTCTGCGTCTGAGGTATCCGATTCTGAAGCTTCCGCTTCTGAGGTTTCCGATTCTGAAGCATCCGCTTCTCACTCAAGGGAATGTGAGACTTCTGGAGATTGTACTCCCGAAAAGCCAGCTCCTGGTACCATATGTCCACCACCAAAGTTAGTCCATTGCTCCCATTGTTTCGACAATTATAAGTGCCCAAAGTGTAAGCCGTGCATATGCAAAACACATCCAGATCCGAACCATTGCCCTAAATGCCCTAAAAAGAAATGCAAGCCAAAGGTATGTAAAATAtgctacaattttaaaatagaatttttattttttaaaatttga